The Calothrix sp. PCC 7507 DNA segment CTGCTTGAATGGGTCGGTCTGGAATAAAATTAATATTATCAGTAAAACGGTCTAGTCCAGGAATCTCTCGTCCATTTTTGGCAATATGCCACAAAGCAATTTCATCATGGGTTTTACCGCCACCAAAGCTGGTTTCCAGTCGAATAATAGGAGAACCAACAACTTCTCCCATTAAACGCCCGAACACTTCAGAAATTAAAGTTTTTAAACCATCGGTAGCAAATGTATTGGCGAAAAAGGCTGTCGGTTCTTGGTAGACTTGCGGCGCTTTCCCTTCCACAACCAGTCGTAGCTTGGCGGCGAATAATTCGGGGGAGAGTTCCCCTGCTAAAATTTCTTCTCTAGGAATGCAAGTTTTAAATACTGAGGGGAGCATAGAAATTTATAGATGGTTAGTAGTTGACAGTCAACAGATTTGTTGACGGTTGACAATTCACTAGTTGACAGAAAAACACCACCAACAGTCAACAATCAACAATCAACAGTCAACAGTCAACAGTCAACAACTGATTAAAACTATTTTGAATATCTTAGCTGATTGACAAAAGGCACTTTATTTTAACCTCTCATGGATGGGAGCTAAACCTCGTCCATTTTGAAACCTGGAGTAGTGCAGTCCGAAAAGCCCGCTACTACCATCAGGGAGCAGGATGCTCCCATTACGCATGAAAAACTATGGTTCTCAAAACAGATAGGGAAGTGCAGTCCCCAGTCCCTATTTTCATGCTCCTGGTGTGTCACGGGCGATCGCCAACTGGACGATAAAGCTTGAACCTTCATAGGGCTTACTTTTCACCGAAATCAAGCCACGAGAACGCCACAGCAACTGCTGTACAATCGTTAACCCCAAACCAGGCCCGCTAGATTCTTCAGTTGCGCCTGAACGCACGCGATAAAAACTGTCAAAGATTTTGGGAATCTCGCTTTCCGCAATCCCCATACCTGTATCGCGGATTTCCAATTGGACATAATCACCGTGAACACGTGCGCGCACCCACACTTGACCACCATTGGGGGTAAATTTAATGCTGTTGTGTAGTAAATTAATCACAATCAGCCTGACTCCACCACTGACACACCAAACAGGAGGAAGTTCGGTGGGTACTGTATAGGCGAGCATGATACCTTTTTCTTGGGCTACAGGCTGGTAGGTACTGACTATCCCCGGCACAATCTCGGAGAGACGTACCGATTCCAAGGACATCCCCTCCAAATTCCGCTCTAAATTTACCAAATCCAATAGACCAGTGATCAGCGAATTTTGGCGATCGCACTCTGCATTCAGCATCTGTAAGTAACGTTGACGCTGGGGGGGTTTCAGGCTAGGGGAATTTAACAACGAAAGTGCTGTTTTCATGTGTGTCAAAGGGGTACGTAACTCTTGACACACATTGCTTAAGTATTCATCTTTAAGTTGCTCTTTTTTATGCAATTTTTGATTTTGCTGCTGCAACTTGGCTATTTGCCGAGTCGTGATTTGATGATTAATTTCGTTTTGTCGTTGGAGTTGTTTTGCTAACAACTGACTTAAGAGCGCTGGTTCAGGTGTACTGGAGCAAATAAAATTAGTAGATGCAATTGTAGATAATGCTGGCGTTCTCACTTGTTGTTTGACGCCATCTAACGCACGCTGAATAACTTTTACTTCAATGCTACTCGTTGTTAGCAAGGGCAAAGCTTGATGGGGATTAACCCTGGGTAAAAGTCTTGTCTT contains these protein-coding regions:
- a CDS encoding DICT sensory domain-containing protein, producing MNDSLAQDLSIYQLALGVQVSPQQLRLSPATLLSLVRSQIDLLIEQQIAATLWVKLPPGKIWHSELVRYQSSVDVSGDIYSCHLAERRKDRSSSALPSPVPTFHHVGVQLLPNRTLQREYFLIVLSPQFSSLIVAHRPLKRRKTRLLPRVNPHQALPLLTTSSIEVKVIQRALDGVKQQVRTPALSTIASTNFICSSTPEPALLSQLLAKQLQRQNEINHQITTRQIAKLQQQNQKLHKKEQLKDEYLSNVCQELRTPLTHMKTALSLLNSPSLKPPQRQRYLQMLNAECDRQNSLITGLLDLVNLERNLEGMSLESVRLSEIVPGIVSTYQPVAQEKGIMLAYTVPTELPPVWCVSGGVRLIVINLLHNSIKFTPNGGQVWVRARVHGDYVQLEIRDTGMGIAESEIPKIFDSFYRVRSGATEESSGPGLGLTIVQQLLWRSRGLISVKSKPYEGSSFIVQLAIARDTPGA